One stretch of Malus domestica chromosome 14, GDT2T_hap1 DNA includes these proteins:
- the LOC103454699 gene encoding aladin: MPSFPHPGSVTICEINRDLITAESLSDDVAKDTYGNIIGMVFSPVLLQSDQLVRPPSPDQDPQQVVTTPTKGILQNLQEILNLTPLFRPNYVSLLPEVDLQGVSWHQHKLAVAVISGPNQVTVWDFEDFEGKELCILANESQREVKILEWRPNGGRQLAVACKGGICIWAASFPGTAASIRSGSSSFLGALSRGSGIRYTLVDFLRSHNEEQISALSWSPDGRYLASGSHESSSFTIWDVSQGLGTPIRRGLGGISMLKWSPTGDYFFSAKFDGTFYLWETNTWTSEPWSSTSGFVKGASWDPDGCMILLAFSKSSTLGSIHFASKPPSLDAHLLPVELPEMMSLTNSQGIEKIAWDASGERLALSFKDGGDLYRGLIAIYDVRRTPLISATLIGFIRGPGDDPKPVAFSFHDKFKQGPLLFVCWSSGFCCTYPLIFRSHLLP; this comes from the exons ATGCCTTCCTTTCCTCATCCCGGTTCTGTCACCATTTGCGAAATCAATCGCGACCTCA TCACTGCTGAGAGCCTCTCGGACGATGTAGCCAAGGACACTTATGGAAATATTATT GGAATGGTATTCAGCCCAGTTCTGCTTCAATCGGATCAGCTGGTGCGGCCACCGAGTCCTGACCAGGACCCCCAGCAAGTTGTAACAACTCCAACCAAGGGAATTCTACAAAATTTGCAGGAGATTCTTAACCTCACACCTCTCTTCCGTCCTAATTAT GTAAGCTTATTACCAGAAGTTGATCTTCAAGGAGTGAGCTGGCACCAACATAAACTTGCTGTAGCGGTTATATCTGGCCCAAATCAAGTTACAGTTTGGGATTTCGAGGATTTCG AAGGGAAGGAGCTATGCATTTTGGCCAATGAGTCCCAAAGAGAGGTCAAAATACTTGAGTGGAGGCCAAACGGTGGGAGACAACTTGCCGTAGCATGCAA AGGTGGAATTTGCATTTGGGCTGCTTCTTTCCCAGGAACTGCAGCATCTATCAGATCTggttcttcttccttcctgggAGCTCTCTCTAGAGGTTCTGGAATTCGATATACTTTGGTGGATTTTCTTCGAAGTCATAACGAGGAACAGATTAGTGCATTGTCATGGAGTCCTGATGGAAG ATATTTGGCATCTGGTTCTCATGAGAGCTCATCATTTACCATATGGGATGTTTCTCAAG GGCTTGGTACTCCTATTAGACGAGGACTAGGTGGCATATCAATGCTGAAGTGGTCACCAACTGGGGATTACTTTTTTTCAGCAAAATT TGATGGAACATTTTATCTTTGGGAGACAAACACATGGACATCTGAACCATGGTCTTCAACTAGCGGCTTCGTCAAG GGAGCATCATGGGATCCTGATGGGTGTATGATACTTCTCGCTTTCTCTAAATCTTCAACATTGGGTTCCATTCACTTTGCATCAAAGCCTCCATCACTTG ATGCGCACTTATTACCTGTTGAACTACCAGAGATGATGTCCTTAACAAATAG TCAAGGCATTGAGAAGATAGCTTGGGATGCTTCAGGAGAGCGATTGGCTTTATCTTTTAAAGACGGCGGTGACTTATACAGGGGTCTTATTGCCATTTACGACGTTAGGAGGACTCCTCTAATATCTGCAACATTGAT TGGGTTTATTAGAGGACCCGGTGACGATCCAAAACCTGTGGCATTTTCATTTCATGACAAGTTTAAACAGGGACCATTGCTTTTTGTG TGTTGGAGTAGTGGATTTTGCTGCACCTACCCTCTCATATTTCGTTCGCATCTTCTTCCCTAG